The following proteins are encoded in a genomic region of Synechococcus sp. ROS8604:
- the holA gene encoding DNA polymerase III subunit delta, giving the protein MPIHLLWGDDSAARDRAVATLIEEAIDPSWSSINLSRLDGSEAGQAQQALEEARTPPFGAGMRVVLLQRSPFCNACPSELADRFEAALELIPDSTQLVLTNPAKPDGRLRTTKALQKRVKQGLASEQKFQLPAIWDGAGQCQLVERTAAELNLSMEADAVSALVDAIGNDSARLTMELQKLALHAESNGHERISTEAVQTLIEGQATNALAVGDALLEGDAGGAIGLLDALIDAGEPALRIVATLTGQIRGWLWVLLLEQQGERDVAVIAKAAGIGNPKRIYVMRKQLQGRSSQRCLSLLGRLLNVEAALKRGAQPGDAFRDGLLG; this is encoded by the coding sequence ATGCCAATCCATCTGCTCTGGGGTGACGACAGTGCTGCCCGCGACCGTGCCGTCGCAACCCTGATCGAGGAGGCCATTGATCCCAGCTGGAGCAGCATCAATCTCAGCCGCCTCGATGGCAGCGAAGCCGGCCAAGCCCAACAGGCCCTAGAGGAAGCACGCACACCTCCTTTTGGAGCGGGCATGCGAGTGGTGTTGCTGCAACGCTCACCCTTTTGCAATGCCTGCCCAAGCGAATTGGCCGATCGCTTTGAAGCGGCCCTCGAACTCATCCCAGATAGCACCCAGCTGGTGCTCACCAACCCAGCCAAACCCGACGGACGGTTACGCACCACGAAAGCGCTTCAGAAACGGGTGAAGCAGGGGCTCGCCAGCGAACAAAAGTTCCAGCTTCCGGCGATCTGGGACGGAGCCGGCCAGTGCCAGTTGGTGGAACGCACAGCGGCAGAACTCAACTTGAGCATGGAAGCGGATGCCGTGTCCGCCCTTGTTGATGCCATCGGCAATGACAGCGCACGCCTCACCATGGAGTTGCAAAAACTGGCGCTTCACGCCGAAAGCAACGGACACGAGCGCATCAGCACCGAAGCCGTGCAGACCTTGATTGAAGGCCAAGCTACGAACGCCCTAGCGGTGGGGGATGCCTTGCTGGAAGGCGATGCGGGCGGTGCCATCGGACTACTGGATGCCTTGATCGATGCAGGGGAACCCGCCCTACGCATCGTTGCCACCCTCACCGGACAAATCCGTGGCTGGCTTTGGGTGTTGCTGCTGGAACAACAGGGAGAGCGTGATGTGGCCGTGATTGCCAAAGCCGCCGGCATCGGCAATCCAAAGCGGATCTACGTGATGCGCAAGCAATTGCAAGGCCGCAGCTCGCAGCGCTGCCTGAGCTTGCTAGGCCGGTTACTGAACGTGGAAGCAGCCCTCAAACGCGGCGCACAACCTGGTGATGCTTTTCGCGATGGACTCCTTGGCTGA
- a CDS encoding precorrin-8X methylmutase gives MRRIRGLLGETGLDPLSQDVLERLVHSSGDPSLAALLQFSPGACDAGLQALKAGALILTDTAMAAAAVRPMAARTAGNEVRCLLDWAPAQSPQGSTRSAAAMVRAWPELIQAAEVASQPLPLVLIGSAPTALEQLLDQLDAGAAAPSLVIGMPVGFVGVPESKRRLAQTPLDQIRLDGTRGGAGLVAAAVNALLRQVAS, from the coding sequence ATTCGCCGCATTCGGGGCCTGCTGGGAGAGACCGGTCTGGACCCCCTGTCGCAAGACGTGCTGGAGAGGCTCGTGCACAGCAGCGGGGATCCCTCCTTGGCTGCCCTGCTGCAGTTCAGCCCGGGTGCTTGTGATGCCGGACTTCAGGCCCTTAAGGCGGGAGCTTTGATCCTCACGGACACGGCGATGGCGGCAGCGGCGGTGCGGCCGATGGCAGCGCGGACCGCTGGCAATGAGGTGCGCTGCCTGCTCGATTGGGCCCCGGCTCAGTCGCCGCAAGGATCCACCCGGTCGGCAGCAGCGATGGTGCGCGCCTGGCCAGAGCTGATCCAGGCCGCTGAGGTTGCGAGTCAGCCGTTGCCGCTAGTGCTGATTGGCAGTGCTCCAACGGCCTTGGAGCAACTCCTGGATCAATTGGATGCGGGGGCAGCGGCTCCAAGCCTGGTGATTGGCATGCCGGTGGGGTTTGTGGGCGTTCCGGAAAGCAAGCGTCGCTTGGCGCAAACCCCCCTGGATCAGATTCGCTTGGACGGCACCCGTGGCGGCGCCGGTCTGGTGGCCGCCGCCGTGAATGCTTTGCTGCGTCAGGTGGCCAGTTGA